A part of Acidimicrobiia bacterium genomic DNA contains:
- a CDS encoding aminoglycoside phosphotransferase family protein, which translates to MHFVEVPADLTPSRRMDAVSVSLGSLSLPAYVSDLGARFGLAFDDARWTFGPPRGFASQKVVYGLARSEGEIDTILKITQSPRFNARLDAEADALTALAAIPGLRFVVPKVLFKSEYAGRSVICQTMVAGSSFRTRATRDARGTVATAGFRAAIDLSARTVEPSEPGESAAAVDGLLAKFLSIYRPPTATVASLNLVASRLAEADLPTVFMHGDFGAWNLLIDETDRVGILDWENGDPQGAPLWDLFIFARTLGVFLADVSGVRYSPSVFARQLLGPSELRHALFDHIREYRRHVEVPVQSVDDLFVMCWVQQAVREAASLVSPTWLGSRGTQLLDQAVRIPLGFRG; encoded by the coding sequence GTGCACTTCGTTGAGGTCCCGGCCGATCTGACCCCGTCGCGTCGCATGGATGCCGTCTCGGTCAGCCTCGGATCGCTTTCTCTCCCTGCGTACGTTTCGGATCTAGGCGCCCGATTCGGCCTGGCATTCGACGATGCCCGGTGGACCTTTGGCCCACCCAGGGGCTTCGCATCACAAAAGGTTGTGTACGGTCTGGCGAGATCGGAAGGTGAGATCGATACGATTCTCAAAATCACCCAAAGCCCCCGGTTCAATGCGCGTCTGGACGCCGAGGCCGATGCCCTCACGGCGTTGGCTGCGATTCCGGGTTTGCGGTTCGTCGTTCCGAAAGTTCTCTTCAAATCAGAGTACGCCGGACGTTCCGTGATTTGTCAGACCATGGTCGCCGGCTCCTCGTTTCGGACCAGAGCGACCCGGGATGCGCGAGGTACGGTCGCTACCGCTGGTTTTCGGGCCGCCATAGATCTCTCCGCTCGGACCGTCGAACCCTCGGAACCCGGCGAGTCGGCCGCCGCCGTCGATGGACTGCTCGCCAAGTTTCTCAGTATCTACAGACCCCCAACAGCGACGGTTGCCTCCTTGAATCTAGTCGCCAGCCGACTCGCCGAAGCCGATCTACCGACCGTGTTCATGCACGGTGACTTCGGAGCATGGAACCTGCTCATAGACGAAACCGACCGGGTCGGGATCCTTGACTGGGAGAACGGCGACCCGCAGGGTGCACCTCTTTGGGATCTGTTCATTTTTGCGAGAACGCTGGGGGTTTTCCTGGCCGACGTATCCGGCGTGAGGTATTCACCGTCCGTTTTTGCTCGCCAACTGCTCGGCCCGTCAGAGTTACGCCATGCCTTGTTCGACCACATTCGCGAGTATCGTCGCCATGTGGAGGTACCGGTGCAATCGGTGGATGACTTGTTTGTGATGTGTTGGGTTCAACAGGCGGTCCGGGAGGCGGCCAGCCTGGTGTCCCCGACCTGGCTCGGTTCTCGCGGTACCCAGCTGCTGGATCAGGCAGTTCGCATACCTCTCGGCTTTCGGGGCTAG